The Misgurnus anguillicaudatus chromosome 15, ASM2758022v2, whole genome shotgun sequence genome has a window encoding:
- the aqp11 gene encoding aquaporin-11 yields the protein MSDLSVSLSLLVGIVVFSEVARRTALYLFPNRNGSIYALELISTFQLCACTHELKLLSEVGGLEPSVGLTCTYLISVVHGLSFHGAMCNPVGVVEQLWRGTLTGRRALARISCQLIAAVLARGAMPHAWALSLSDLHAQHKLTSFKCTNNPINAPLAQAAAVELACALVMHTSVSNVDKIQEIYRVPAIAAVITTLVYAGGHLTGAVFNPALAFSIQFPCPGNTFTEYSFVYWLGPILGMIVSLLLCEKVMPVFSGKSTIPNSDGLKKKIK from the exons ATGTCCGATCTCAGCGTCTCTCTGTCCCTACTGGTGGGGATTGTAGTTTTTAGCGAGGTGGCGAGGAGAACGGCCTTATATCTATTTCCGAACCGAAACGGCAGCATCTACGCGCTGGAGTTAATTTCTACGTTTCAGTTGTGCGCGTGCACGCACGAATTAAAGCTCCTCTCGGAGGTTGGCGGACTGGAGCCGAGCGTCGGGTTGACGTGCACGTATTTGATATCGGTGGTCCACGGACTTTCATTCCACGGCGCGATGTGCAACCCCGTGGGGGTCGTGGAGCAGCTCTGGCGCGGGACTCTCACCGGCCGGCGCGCGCTGGCGCGGATCTCGTGCCAGCTGATAGCAGCTGTGCTGGCGCGCGGCGCGATGCCCCACGCGTGGGCGCTTTCTCTTTCTGACCTGCACGCGCAGCACAAACTGACGAGCTTTAAATGCACGAACAACCCCATCAATGCCCCTCTGGCCCAGGCCGCTGCGGTGGAGCTGGCCTGCGCGCTCGTGATGCACACCTCTGTCTCTAACGTGGATAAAATCCAGGAGATTTATCGAGTTCCTGCCATAGCAGCAGTCATCACAACTTTAGTCTATGCAG GTGGACACCTCACTGGGGCCGTGTTCAATCCGGCACTTGCCTTCTCAATCCAGTTTCCCTGTCCTGGGAATACATTCACAGAATACAGCTTTGTGTACTGGCTGGGACCAATACTAG GTATGATCGTCTCTCTGCTGCTTTGTGAGAAAGTGATGCCGGTCTTTTCCGGAAAAAGCACAATTCCAAACTCCGATGGACTCAAGAAAAAGATTAAGTAA